Proteins encoded in a region of the Zunongwangia endophytica genome:
- a CDS encoding nuclear transport factor 2 family protein, which yields MKQTILFISFCFISIIGSSQTMPYQSNKKEATSEINKVIDSWHEAAAEANFQQYFSLLTKDAIFIGTDPTENWNKDEFKAYSKPHFDKGKAWSFSSVERNIYLEDNKGIAWFDELLDTHMGICRGSGVMRFENGNWKIAHYVLSIEIPNDNVTEVVDIKKDFDEKMIETIKAEQ from the coding sequence ATGAAACAAACTATTCTTTTCATCAGTTTTTGCTTTATTTCAATTATTGGGTCGTCGCAGACAATGCCTTACCAATCAAACAAAAAAGAAGCTACATCTGAAATTAATAAAGTTATCGATTCCTGGCATGAAGCCGCTGCCGAAGCCAATTTTCAGCAATACTTTAGCCTACTCACCAAGGATGCTATTTTTATAGGAACAGATCCTACTGAGAATTGGAATAAAGATGAGTTTAAGGCATACTCAAAACCACATTTTGATAAAGGGAAGGCCTGGAGCTTTAGTTCAGTAGAGCGAAATATTTATCTTGAAGATAACAAAGGAATTGCCTGGTTTGATGAGCTACTAGATACACATATGGGCATTTGCCGCGGATCTGGAGTAATGCGTTTCGAAAACGGAAATTGGAAAATCGCACACTATGTACTATCTATAGAAATCCCAAATGATAACGTTACTGAAGTCGTGGATATCAAAAAGGATTTTGATGAAAAAATGATAGAAACAATAAAAGCTGAACAGTAA
- a CDS encoding cold-shock protein has product MEGTVKFFNESKGYGFITNDDTGRDIFVHVTGIDGETLNEGDKVEYVEKEGRKGLNADEVRVIG; this is encoded by the coding sequence ATGGAAGGTACAGTTAAATTTTTTAATGAGTCCAAAGGTTATGGATTCATTACCAACGACGACACAGGAAGAGACATCTTCGTTCACGTAACAGGGATCGATGGAGAAACTCTAAATGAAGGAGATAAAGTGGAGTACGTTGAGAAAGAAGGACGAAAAGGTCTGAATGCAGACGAAGTTCGTGTTATTGGATAG
- a CDS encoding NAD-dependent epimerase/dehydratase family protein, with the protein MPTNILVIGASGQIGTELTLKLRELHGNAAVIASDIREGSEELMSSGPFEIANAMDFDAIEKLVGHYNIEVVYLMAAMLSATGEKVPMKAWALNMDSLFNVLNLAKDKKIKKVFWPSSIAVFGPSTPKEQTPQTTVMEPTTVYGISKQTGERWCSYYHKKYGVDVRSIRYPGIISYKTLPGGGTTDYAVEIFHEAMQNGKYTSFLSEETELPMMFMDDAIKATIDIMDAPSEAIKVRSSYNLSAMSFTPKILAEEVKRHLPEFEMNYEPDFRQDIADTWPSSIDDAEARADWNWSHNFNISELTDAMFTGIKSQLVSK; encoded by the coding sequence ATGCCCACAAATATCTTAGTTATTGGAGCTAGCGGCCAGATAGGAACAGAGCTTACTTTAAAACTTCGTGAACTCCACGGAAATGCTGCAGTGATTGCCAGCGACATTCGTGAGGGAAGCGAGGAGCTTATGTCTAGCGGGCCTTTTGAAATTGCAAATGCAATGGATTTTGATGCAATTGAGAAATTAGTTGGTCATTATAACATTGAGGTCGTTTACCTTATGGCCGCGATGCTTAGTGCTACTGGTGAAAAAGTACCTATGAAAGCATGGGCATTAAATATGGATTCTTTATTTAATGTGTTGAATCTGGCAAAAGATAAGAAGATTAAAAAAGTATTTTGGCCTTCCAGTATTGCAGTATTTGGACCTTCTACACCTAAAGAACAAACACCACAAACGACCGTTATGGAACCTACTACCGTTTACGGCATTAGTAAACAAACAGGGGAGCGTTGGTGTAGTTATTATCATAAAAAATACGGTGTAGATGTGCGCAGTATTCGATATCCGGGAATTATTAGTTATAAAACATTGCCTGGTGGAGGAACAACAGATTACGCGGTAGAAATTTTTCACGAAGCGATGCAAAACGGAAAATATACCTCTTTCTTATCTGAGGAAACCGAATTGCCTATGATGTTTATGGACGATGCTATAAAGGCGACAATCGATATTATGGATGCACCTTCAGAAGCTATCAAAGTACGTTCTTCTTATAATTTATCTGCTATGAGTTTTACTCCGAAGATTTTAGCTGAAGAAGTTAAAAGACATCTCCCAGAATTTGAAATGAATTACGAACCTGATTTTAGACAGGATATTGCAGATACCTGGCCTTCGAGTATAGATGACGCTGAAGCTAGAGCGGATTGGAATTGGAGTCACAACTTTAATATTTCTGAATTAACAGATGCAATGTTTACCGGAATCAAATCGCAGTTAGTTAGTAAATAG
- a CDS encoding chloride channel protein, whose product MFLKSVPGLQKFLLWKTKHLSQQQFILILSAIIGFAAGLGAVLIKNLTHFIQNLLEGNFIANYHHAFYFIFPIIGLALTVFIIKKILRKPVGHGIPSTLYAISKRKGLMRSFQMYGSILTAPLTVGFGGSVGLEGPTVATGASLGSNISRLFRMNQSARTLLVGCAAAGAMSSIFKAPIAAIIFAIEVFSLDLTLVSMLPLLTASVSAILTSYFFFGSDTILPFELHDNFHISEVPFYMILGCICALGSMYFTIIYFRIHSLFGKIENKFTRLLLAGTGLGIIIYFIPPLYGEGYGVINNLLAENYIEALGTNFLNDFLDNIWVVILLLAGLVIFKIFATSLTFAAGGVGGIFAPVLFMGSALGHCFALVVNHLGIVDKPISTSSFTMVGMAGLMAGVLHAPLTAIFLIAELTGGYELFVPLMITALISYMITNTVQPHSVYTMELAQRGELLTHDKDQTVLTLLDINQIIERDFVPLNVTMTLGDVIHEGVIKSPRNIFPVLDQEENFMGIILLDDIRPIMFKQHLYDEITVNDIMQRAPDTIDLQNDSMKTIMKKFQNSAAWNLPVVKEDKYVGFISKSKMLTAYRQKLIEVTV is encoded by the coding sequence ATGTTTTTAAAATCAGTGCCTGGATTACAAAAGTTTTTGCTGTGGAAGACTAAGCATCTCTCCCAACAGCAGTTTATTTTAATCCTTAGTGCTATAATTGGTTTTGCAGCAGGTTTGGGTGCTGTTCTTATTAAAAACCTTACCCATTTTATTCAGAATTTACTGGAAGGAAACTTTATTGCCAATTATCACCATGCCTTCTATTTCATATTCCCGATTATAGGATTGGCTTTAACGGTCTTTATAATTAAAAAAATCCTTCGAAAGCCGGTAGGTCACGGTATACCGTCAACACTTTATGCTATTTCGAAAAGAAAAGGCTTAATGCGCTCTTTCCAAATGTACGGTTCTATACTTACTGCTCCACTTACCGTAGGTTTTGGCGGGTCTGTAGGTTTAGAGGGACCTACAGTTGCTACAGGTGCCTCACTTGGATCCAATATTTCTCGCTTATTCAGGATGAATCAAAGCGCAAGAACATTATTAGTGGGATGTGCTGCTGCTGGTGCGATGTCGTCCATATTTAAAGCGCCAATTGCTGCGATTATTTTTGCTATTGAAGTTTTTAGCCTGGATTTGACATTGGTAAGCATGCTACCTTTATTAACAGCTTCCGTTTCTGCAATCCTTACCTCCTATTTCTTTTTTGGATCAGACACTATATTACCGTTTGAGCTTCATGACAATTTCCATATTTCAGAAGTTCCTTTTTACATGATCTTGGGATGCATCTGTGCGTTAGGCTCGATGTATTTTACTATTATTTATTTCAGAATTCATTCTCTTTTTGGCAAAATTGAAAACAAATTTACGCGCCTTTTATTAGCAGGAACTGGATTAGGTATCATCATTTATTTTATCCCTCCTCTTTACGGAGAGGGCTACGGCGTAATCAATAATCTATTAGCTGAAAATTATATTGAAGCCTTAGGAACCAATTTTTTAAATGATTTTCTGGACAATATCTGGGTAGTTATCTTACTACTGGCAGGATTGGTAATTTTTAAAATTTTCGCAACCTCACTTACCTTTGCCGCTGGTGGTGTTGGAGGAATTTTTGCTCCTGTACTTTTTATGGGAAGTGCGTTGGGACACTGTTTCGCTTTAGTCGTAAATCATCTTGGAATCGTGGATAAGCCAATTTCTACCAGTAGTTTCACAATGGTTGGTATGGCAGGACTAATGGCCGGAGTTTTGCACGCACCGTTAACAGCTATTTTCCTTATTGCTGAATTAACTGGCGGTTATGAGCTTTTTGTACCTTTAATGATCACCGCATTGATTTCTTATATGATTACTAATACCGTTCAACCTCATTCCGTTTATACTATGGAATTAGCACAACGTGGTGAACTTTTAACTCACGATAAAGATCAAACGGTATTAACTTTGTTAGATATTAATCAGATTATCGAAAGAGATTTTGTTCCGTTAAATGTGACTATGACGCTGGGTGATGTTATCCATGAAGGTGTAATTAAATCTCCCCGAAATATATTTCCTGTATTAGACCAGGAAGAGAATTTTATGGGAATTATACTTTTGGATGATATAAGGCCTATTATGTTTAAACAGCATTTGTATGATGAAATTACGGTAAATGATATTATGCAAAGAGCACCAGATACTATAGATTTACAAAATGATAGTATGAAGACTATTATGAAAAAATTTCAGAATAGTGCCGCATGGAATTTACCGGTAGTTAAGGAAGATAAGTATGTTGGTTTTATATCAAAATCTAAAATGCTTACTGCATACCGCCAAAAATTGATCGAAGTAACTGTTTAA
- the aspS gene encoding aspartate--tRNA ligase, protein MYRSHTCGELNSSAIGNQITLSGWVQKIRNKGFMIWVDLRDRYGITQLIFDEERSSEELMQKAATLGREFVIQVKGEVIERESKNPNIPTGEIEVLVNELSILNTSLTPPFTIENKTDGGEDLRMKYRYLDIRRNPVKDKLVFRHKVGMQVRNYLSNEGFIEVETPYLIKSTPEGARDFVVPSRMNEGQFYALPQSPQTFKQLLMVGGMDKYFQIVKCFRDEDLRADRQPEFTQIDCEMAFVEQEDILSIFEGLTKHLLKEVNGVEVDKFPRMTYEDAMKKYGNDKPDIRFGMEFGELNEVTKHKDFKIFNEAELVVGIAVPGGASYSRKEIDKLVDWVKRPQVGALGMVYAKYNEDGSFKSSVDKFYDEEDLAQWAEKTNAKLGDLICVLSGDTNKVRAQLSTLRMEMAERLGLRKADDFAPLWVIDFPLLEWDEETERYHAMHHPFTSPKIEDIPLLESDPGKVRANAYDLVLNGNEIGGGSIRIHDKETQSKMFTHLGFTKEEAKEQFGFLMNAFEYGAPPHGGIAFGFDRLTAILGGQETIRDFIAFPKNNAGRDVMIDAPSKLDEEQLKELSLKLNIE, encoded by the coding sequence ATGTACAGAAGTCATACTTGCGGTGAGCTTAATTCCTCTGCAATTGGGAACCAGATCACGCTTTCAGGATGGGTGCAAAAAATAAGAAATAAAGGCTTTATGATCTGGGTAGATCTACGCGATCGCTACGGGATTACTCAGCTTATTTTTGATGAAGAGAGATCTTCTGAAGAATTAATGCAAAAAGCTGCAACCTTGGGCCGTGAGTTTGTAATTCAGGTAAAAGGTGAAGTTATAGAAAGAGAGTCTAAAAACCCTAATATCCCTACTGGGGAAATTGAAGTTTTGGTTAACGAATTAAGTATTTTGAATACTTCGTTAACTCCTCCTTTCACTATAGAGAATAAAACAGACGGCGGTGAAGATTTACGAATGAAATATCGCTATTTAGACATTCGTAGAAATCCAGTAAAAGATAAATTAGTATTTCGTCATAAAGTAGGAATGCAGGTTAGAAATTATTTATCTAACGAAGGCTTTATAGAAGTAGAAACTCCCTATCTTATTAAGTCTACTCCAGAAGGTGCAAGGGATTTTGTAGTACCTAGTAGAATGAACGAAGGCCAATTTTATGCCTTACCACAATCTCCACAAACTTTTAAGCAGTTACTTATGGTTGGTGGAATGGATAAATACTTCCAAATTGTAAAATGTTTTAGAGATGAAGATTTAAGAGCCGACAGACAACCAGAGTTTACTCAGATTGACTGCGAAATGGCTTTTGTAGAGCAAGAGGATATTTTATCGATTTTCGAAGGTTTAACCAAACATTTATTAAAAGAGGTAAACGGAGTAGAAGTTGATAAATTCCCGCGAATGACTTATGAAGATGCCATGAAAAAATATGGTAACGATAAGCCAGACATTCGCTTCGGGATGGAATTTGGGGAACTAAATGAGGTGACCAAACACAAAGATTTTAAAATCTTTAATGAGGCAGAATTAGTTGTTGGTATTGCAGTACCGGGAGGCGCTAGTTATAGCCGTAAAGAAATCGATAAATTAGTAGATTGGGTAAAACGTCCTCAAGTTGGTGCTTTAGGAATGGTTTACGCAAAATATAATGAAGACGGAAGCTTTAAATCTTCAGTAGATAAATTTTACGATGAAGAAGATTTAGCACAATGGGCAGAAAAGACCAACGCAAAACTAGGTGATTTAATTTGTGTTCTTTCCGGAGATACTAATAAGGTAAGAGCACAATTAAGTACTTTACGTATGGAAATGGCCGAGCGTTTAGGTTTAAGAAAAGCTGATGATTTCGCACCACTTTGGGTTATAGATTTTCCATTATTAGAATGGGACGAAGAAACAGAGCGTTACCACGCAATGCACCACCCTTTTACATCGCCAAAAATTGAGGACATTCCTTTACTAGAAAGTGATCCAGGAAAAGTTAGAGCGAATGCTTACGATTTAGTATTAAATGGTAATGAGATTGGCGGTGGTTCTATAAGAATCCATGATAAAGAAACTCAATCTAAAATGTTTACGCATTTAGGATTTACAAAGGAAGAAGCTAAAGAACAATTTGGCTTCCTTATGAATGCTTTTGAATACGGAGCGCCACCACACGGCGGAATTGCTTTTGGTTTTGATAGACTTACTGCTATACTTGGCGGCCAGGAAACTATTCGAGACTTTATTGCATTCCCTAAAAACAACGCAGGTCGCGATGTAATGATCGATGCACCATCCAAATTGGATGAAGAGCAATTAAAAGAATTAAGCTTAAAACTGAATATTGAATAA
- a CDS encoding TonB-dependent receptor, producing the protein MRLKILLLILLLPITALAQYHVSGIVQDSEGNTLPDTKILLSRGAFSKSTTSDASGFYKIDGLKTGTYVLEIINGDFIDFDQIMIQRSSLKHNIKLKNSKDYELGEVALTGETVKSKMEKKGFAVSVIETKEASLRNVQTNELLNQTVGVKLRQNGGLGSRVEYSLNGLSGSAVSIFIDGIPISVYGSSFSLNSIPPAMIKRIEVYKGVVPAHLADDALGGAINIVLNQGAKNNLNASISYGSFNTTQANLNALYRFEKSGFTVKASGFYNYSDNDYEVSGRSIVDIDQYGRQTPITARRFNDAYRSNGGMFQAGFTNTSWADQFFIGVTASDDYNEVQQGVFPTINPYNGRYTESDALLANLTYQKKDLFVEGLDINVHGTYGERNTFINDTVPWAYTWSGERMLDINGDYLKLTSESQQGGGPTLEYNNREVSSIRSGISYAIDKHHKFFINHVYTGLIREDHDDIKSLLENTFKEHKDLHKSIYSLSYELKAFQEKLQLNLFGKHYRQKVYNNKPIFEQNENGEKSVVNEIYESNKSYTGYGAAASFEVLPNVTLITSAEKAIRLPSETEVFGNPAQNTMENPSIMPEIAHNYNFGLSLGSFHFNNHRLKLSTNVFTRDIQDRIGLPLERNPNSEVTPYVNQGSVTSTGIDAELNYSYKTLGFIFNISHLDLKQDNGVGIAIPNTPFFMMNASLKYAMHDIFQKNSVLNFFYNAQFTGEFYYIQTEGYGSNVKGLDEFLVPQQIGQDLGISYSFPNNKVAVSVDAKNILDEPLYDNLRVQRPGRAFYLKLNYSFNKF; encoded by the coding sequence ATGAGACTAAAAATACTACTTCTAATTCTTCTTTTACCAATTACTGCTCTTGCCCAGTATCACGTAAGTGGTATTGTTCAGGATTCAGAAGGGAACACACTTCCTGATACCAAAATTCTGCTTAGTCGCGGAGCTTTTTCAAAATCAACAACATCTGATGCTTCTGGATTTTACAAAATTGATGGTCTTAAAACCGGGACTTATGTACTGGAAATTATTAACGGAGATTTTATTGATTTTGATCAAATCATGATCCAACGCTCCAGTCTTAAACATAACATCAAGCTTAAAAACTCAAAAGATTATGAATTGGGGGAGGTAGCGCTTACAGGGGAGACTGTTAAATCTAAAATGGAGAAAAAAGGCTTTGCCGTAAGTGTTATAGAGACTAAAGAGGCCAGTCTTAGAAATGTCCAGACAAACGAACTATTAAATCAAACCGTAGGTGTAAAACTTCGACAAAACGGAGGCTTAGGATCTCGCGTTGAATACAGCCTCAATGGCTTATCAGGTAGCGCTGTAAGTATATTTATTGATGGCATACCGATTTCGGTATATGGCTCTTCTTTTAGTTTAAATAGCATACCCCCTGCGATGATTAAAAGAATCGAAGTATACAAAGGAGTTGTGCCGGCTCACCTTGCCGACGATGCACTGGGTGGTGCAATAAATATCGTATTGAATCAGGGGGCTAAAAATAATTTAAATGCCTCAATTTCCTATGGATCATTTAATACTACACAGGCCAATCTCAATGCTTTATATAGATTCGAGAAATCCGGTTTTACCGTTAAGGCTTCTGGTTTTTATAATTATTCTGATAATGATTATGAAGTTAGTGGCCGATCTATTGTAGATATTGATCAATACGGAAGACAAACTCCAATAACTGCCCGCCGATTTAATGATGCCTACAGATCTAATGGAGGCATGTTTCAGGCTGGTTTTACCAATACAAGTTGGGCAGATCAATTTTTTATAGGTGTTACAGCTTCAGATGATTATAACGAGGTACAACAAGGTGTTTTTCCTACCATCAATCCATATAATGGTAGGTATACAGAATCTGATGCTCTATTGGCTAATCTTACTTACCAGAAAAAAGATCTATTCGTAGAAGGTTTAGATATTAATGTCCACGGAACATACGGTGAGCGAAATACATTCATTAATGATACGGTTCCTTGGGCTTACACCTGGAGCGGAGAACGAATGCTGGATATTAATGGTGATTATCTTAAGCTTACTTCGGAATCCCAACAGGGAGGAGGCCCCACTTTGGAGTATAATAACAGGGAAGTTTCCTCTATCAGATCAGGCATATCATACGCCATCGATAAACATCATAAATTTTTCATCAATCATGTCTATACTGGTTTAATAAGAGAAGATCATGACGACATAAAATCGTTATTAGAAAATACTTTTAAAGAACATAAAGATTTACATAAAAGCATCTACTCTTTAAGCTATGAGTTAAAAGCTTTTCAAGAGAAGTTACAACTCAATCTTTTTGGGAAACATTATCGCCAAAAAGTTTATAATAATAAGCCCATATTTGAGCAAAATGAGAATGGAGAGAAATCTGTAGTGAACGAAATTTACGAAAGCAACAAAAGTTATACAGGCTATGGTGCTGCTGCCTCTTTTGAAGTTCTTCCTAATGTAACTCTAATTACTTCTGCAGAAAAAGCGATTCGACTACCTAGCGAAACAGAAGTTTTTGGAAACCCAGCTCAAAACACGATGGAAAATCCATCTATAATGCCAGAAATAGCTCATAATTATAATTTTGGGCTATCATTAGGTTCGTTCCACTTCAATAACCATCGGTTAAAACTATCTACCAATGTTTTTACCAGAGACATTCAAGACAGGATTGGCTTGCCCCTAGAAAGGAATCCAAATTCAGAAGTAACTCCTTATGTTAATCAAGGCTCAGTTACATCGACCGGAATAGATGCCGAATTAAATTATTCTTACAAAACTTTAGGCTTTATATTCAATATTTCTCATTTAGACCTTAAGCAGGATAACGGGGTAGGAATTGCAATCCCTAACACTCCTTTCTTTATGATGAATGCCAGTTTAAAATATGCTATGCATGATATTTTTCAAAAAAATTCAGTATTAAACTTTTTCTATAACGCACAATTTACCGGAGAGTTTTACTACATCCAAACCGAGGGTTATGGATCTAACGTAAAAGGTCTCGATGAATTTTTAGTACCTCAACAAATTGGCCAGGATCTAGGTATATCTTATAGCTTCCCTAATAATAAAGTTGCTGTAAGTGTGGATGCTAAAAATATTCTTGATGAACCACTGTACGATAATTTAAGAGTACAAAGACCGGGACGAGCTTTTTATCTAAAGCTGAACTATTCATTTAATAAATTCTAA